The sequence ttgtattctcatcacaaataattcattataaataatcatttttttgacAGTACTGATCTCTAGTCATCATGCTCAATTAATCTATGAAAATCCAACTAGAGTTAATCGAATGTGAGTTTTAAAATCTGGATAGTTTGAAGGGCACATTTTGGAGAACTTTCCTTCGTAACGTATATACAATATACAAAccaaaatttctaaacaaaggATAGAAACAACACTAGAATCCAAAACAagaaacgagaaaaaaaaaaatgaagaacagCATCAATAAACCCCACGAATGTAACCCCACATAGATTATTATAGCCTATTTAATTGCAAAACTtccagatttatttttatttttcatagtaTGTCTGCGATCTGCAAATTATTACTCCTCCAAGTAATTTTCGAATACAGTACTGCTCATGCATTGAGTTCAAAATTCAGAAAGATGACAAAGGAGGCAATTAATTAAAGCAAGCATACAGAAGTACTTTCACCGGCCACTACGCATGAAAAATGCTAAGGAGGTGCAGGAAGCTTGTACCTCAAGCAGCTAGCTAGGGTTTATTTTCCAAATCCGACATTTGCTCGACATGTTTTACTTTGGGAACGTGTTGGTACTCTTCCATTTACCCAAGTTCCTGAATTAATATAACCAACACTTCTAACATGATATTAAATCGACCTGACTTGTTTCCAAACGTCGTCCGATGATTTCCCAAATTTGTATTCTCAGGTGATTCTGATCATCATGTTTTGCAGTATAGTGTTGGCAGAGTTACGATATCAGAGGATTGGCCTTTATCCAAACTGTTTCAAACCCAATAATAACTCTGCAGATCAGTGCTGCACAGGTACTACAGAACATTAATGATGATATAAGAGtaacaaagatatatatatatatatatacatatacatatacatacaataTTATTGCAACAGTACTAGAGAACCAACACACATCCCAGTTTCTAGATATATCTAAGTCATGTATCAGTTCTTGCATGCGATTtggcataaaatattattttggaaaaattaagaattctactatatatagttatttttatacattttttattgatgtgattgattaaattaattattttatattaaaaaaaataacgtaacgaatcatattaataaaatacataataagtatgtaaaaatatctccatatagaatttttattttcttaatgtaTTGAAAATGCTGTATTAAATAATACTGTTCATGACTAGTATTAGATATGGAAAACAGTACCCCACCTACAAAACCGACAAAACTCTaggttgttttttttcttaattttttaacttaaccaaagtgttttttaatgaatttgtatgtttttgtattttttaaaaacgtttaaagtgtttaaaaaatgtttggaaagaaaacaaaaaaaaaaaactttttgccGTTTGTGAGGAATCTCGATCATCTGTAGGTGTAGCATACTCTTTAGATATATATAGCGATGTCGTGTTATCATGTCTATCtctcttcaaaatataaaaaaaatattggaataaaaaaattagaaacattaatggtgtatatataattataagataaatattatttttggacaATTTCACAAAGAATGGTGCAAATCTGGctagcctagctagctagctatatcaTGGTATTGGAGGATTGGCATGACAGAGTCCTTGATCAGCTCTGGTACTTAAGCTTGAGAATGACTGGAAAAGGGGCtgttcatgacatatatatataacctaattagtaatactataatgatcttctttttcttgttttggtaATAATTAGCAATCAAAGGTTAACGCAGCCAAGTTGGATTAACAACGTCCTTTTACCTACCTACTACTAGTTGACTGAATATTTggctaattataatatataattaaatacaaatttaaacAACTTAATTGCTGGACAGCTTTACATGCTGAATTAGCAAATGCATGCAATGGATCGGAGCCAAGCATCAAAGGACgagttaatttatatataatatgaataatgaatatattAGCTAGACCTGCCACcacctaattatatatatatatatatatatatatatatagatatatggaCACGATGATCATGCTGCATGCGACTCAGATTTGTTTGGCTTTCATTGACCCTATTAAATCCCCTAATTTCCTcacctaataattaattaatttattttttcattctggCTAGCTTTTGCTTTAAGAGGGTCCCGTACGTACGTTCttcttcctagctagctagctagctagcaatatacaaatatatatatttatatatatgtatattatatcaGAGAAAGATTAATATGATCTAAGAACCATGCATGCACCCAGCTGGGGGGTAAAAATTGCATGGGCATCTTCTATCGATCCTTCCAGTACAgcttgaagtttgaaaaattcaagAGTTGGAAGCTGTTTGAACCAATAAATTCATGGGAATTAATTAATGTCAGATCTGGTCGATCGCTATCTACAAACAATTCAGCTTCATATAAATAACGtcatgaacttttttttttaattattttttatgggtaTTTTAACGGTAGAGAACGCCGACTAATTGGAGTCATTAGCTAATTATCCCAATACTGTTAAAAACAAAGTAAATATTAAACACGATGAGTAtcatctttaattaaataacATCGTGCTCATAATTCTCTCTATGCAGCCAAGTCAAGTGATGTGAACAAATATCTCCCTCCTTTTTTGTctgatatatatacatgtacaaGTGAAAGCTATAGCCTGTACGAGCTCTTGCTTTTCCTCGAGCCATCATGCGGGGGGAGTAAAAACTAGAGGAATCGAGGAGATGATCACAGATAAGGGATTGTAAAAAtatcttttgctttttttctgTGCATGCAATCAAGTTctgtagtactatatatatagagtctATTAAAAGACATCACCTACCTTATCCTCAGTCAtgattttctttcactttcctCCTCAAAATTATCAACCATCGTCACCGACACACAAATACacccaaaacaaataaagtaaaaaaaaaaaaaagaaaaaagcctGAGAATGATAATGAGCAACGTGTACAAATCATAAtttaatggcatgaacgtaCGAAACGTATAGGATCAGACTACATTGTCAAgataacatacatatataaaacatatgcatgcatgctggtgATCAAGTACTACACATGACATGATCAAGTACTACACATGACATGATGATGACCATGCATGCAGGTCGATCGATccaatatatatcatgcatgcatgcatatatgcctCTCCTGTTCCTTCATGGTTTTGGTGTTGTCATGTTTCAATTGAATAAAGAactggctagctagctaataaCCCAAAAGCACATGATAGGATTTCTATCGATCGATCTGCATAACAGATGaaaattcaatcaatttttGCATGTGATAATTTGAGGTGGCCGGGttcattataattaaattagcaACTTAATTGAATCGAACTACCTACTGTGGCTTGGCAAGCTAGGCTCATTAAAACCCCTGGTACATGACCATATGGTAGGACGTGTCtcgatcatatataaatattatacatgGACCAATCTACCCTATAGgttgaattcaattttttttttcatgaatcaaTAGTTGTTTTCtaatcaattttaataaaattccaaaAGGCTTATTATCGTCTAGCTGAAAGACATTGATGGAGAGAATCTCAGATGTGAATTTCCTCTGTCCTGATCTCTCAATTTctaatttgtttgttttccaTCAAGTATGTATGAATTTAATCGGCAGTACCATCCATTTCAATCCcaaattttctccaaaaaagGCTCGCGAGAAACCAATTGCAATcccaacattttatatatatcaatccagagaaaatacaataaataaaatataataaataattttattcttttaaattttaaaataaaaataatattttaataatattttatataacttttaattttaatcttaattttcaattcatatcattttaactcactgTTCAATTACTTGTGAAatgacttttttcttttgaaaatgctGCTGCCTCTCAAATTGTCTCTCGATATGCTGCCAGACCTTCTTTCATTCAAAACATCAAAAAAATGACAGATTTCAATAGGGCTGCCCACTTGGGATACAAATTGAAACCCTGTTTTTTCCCCGGAATCCAAGGCGAATACTATCAAATGGGAATGAATTAACGTGCAGCTATCATTCCTAAATTCAACTGCACCGACACATTGCACCATGTTAGGTTACATAGTAAAAAGCCTCtttaaggaaaaacaaaaaacaaaacaataaacaatGTCAGAAGGGATACATGGTCTGAACCTTGAAAGTTACAGCAGAATGTAGGGCCACCAACCAGCACAGCACAGatagttaataaaataaaatacaagtcAGAGATGATAGAGTTTGGACTTTGAAGTGTCAGTCATAGCAAGAAAGTTCATAGCACCAGTTTCAGGACCACAATGGAGTTCAGGGTCAAAAggggtatatatatatgaacaattCTCGTTTATCAAAGGTATATGGGCCAGATCCACAATGGAGTTCAGGGTAAAATGGTTCTTAAACATAAACCGAAAGAGATCGTATGTTCAGTGGCCTGCACCTGAAATCCCATTTCCATTACCAAACACAATGTACAAATGTGGTCGTGTCGCATGTACGCGCTCGTGGCCACACATGTATGGCCATTTGAATAGATCCCATCTTCAATTGCCAAACAAGCAAGTAAATAAAGTTCAGCATTATCACATCTAtgttatttatcaaaatgacgAGGCAGATACCTCTGGCGAAACAAACGGTTCACAAATTCCAAGCTCCATATAACAAATACCACCGGAGTTTCACGCACGAATGCACTtttattggattagtcaaagttaaaagatattttttataaatataagataaatttaatttttaattatttcattcacataaatctctacattagaatagttattttttcattatacaacaataaaataatataagataaatttaattttagttattcacatcaactctccatattagattatacatttattcattatatagtaatgaataattaataatttcaaaaatatttaatttttttaattattaatttattttatcatatcctattttactattctacttattatatattaattaataatcatatttttattaaattaatatatcattaactcaaattaatataccaattgtgataaaatatgtgatagaaagaaaggaagagaaataattaataaaatatgtatttgatgtatgtaaagtaacttttaaatttgaaaaaacttttaagtcactgtaattttgaaatttagctaatccattgtaaatatattttactctctaatagctaaatactcaatggatttagtttttagctaatccaatgagagggCTCCGAAAACTCTTTATGAATATGGGCATTTACACAACATAAAAATGAAGCATAAAATATTTCAGTGAGATATTTGAATCTACCTCCATCATTCATAACCTTATAAATGCAGATGCTAATAAAATGTTGACAGATTCAAAGAGCTCTTGAGATAGAATTTAGCACAGAAATTCATCCAGAAGGTAATTATGGACATAACATACAAAATTCTATCCGTTAAATTGCATAAACAAGGGATTTCCTTCTCCATCTTGCACCTCAATAGTAGCCGCACCTCGCAAGCACCTAATTTGTGTGGTCAGGATTGAGCAATTTAAATTGCATTTGTTTGTACATTGTTCATGGACAAGCACTTCCTAAAGGAGGTGTTGCACCAACCTCAACTGCATTAACCTAGGTATATGAGTATATCTATCTGAAGCCTGTTCACCTCTTACCACGAGAGCCAGAGCCAGACCTCGGACCTGGGTATCGTGAAAACTGCAGCCTCAAGTAACTTGAATCAGGATCATTATCATCCGTTTTATAACCTGTGCAATCCAAGTATATGGTCAGCATCTCCACAAAGTTTAGATGGGCAGTTAATTGGCTAGCTATATCAAGCAATGAATTTAATCCAACATTTTCATTGGTCGAGAGGAGAACCCTACGGGGAAGCACGAAGCAGAAATTTTGGATGATCAGTCACTTGACATAGATAGTTATCAGGAAGATAAATCAAGAAAGGAGCATGGTCCTACGCCTTTGTGGGAACCTCCTAATAGCTATCATTATACCTAATtgtaattttgatgaaaattactatttataacaTTTAGTGGCAAATAACTCAAAACCACAAATAAAAGCATCCATCCACACACAACACTACcaataatacaaaatattactgTTGTGAGAACTTACAAATATATGAATAAGCACAGAACATACATTATCACTGTATTTTGCTAATTGCCAAATGAATTTCACAAAATATCACAATTATAACAAGATAAAGTCTAATTTTTAGAACAATGATAACTTCAAGCACAAGGAAAGGCAAACCAATCACCTTGCAAGGCGCTCATGGCAGTTGCTGCACATGCTGGATTTGCAAAGTCCACAAAACAAAGGATAAGAGGATCTCCACCTCGCTGCATTATGAATGACTCAGTTTATATTAAAGAAGTCACCCTACCTATTAGTCACAATGGCATAACAAACCAAGTCTAAGCAGCCCAAATGGAAACTAATTCAAGGTCCACTTACGTGTTTGGATTCTTTGGTTACGAGTCTCACTTCTTTATATCCAACGAAAGGGCGGAAAATATCTGAAGGTCAGCTAAAGGAAATGTGAAGAACAAAAGTTTCCTTAAATCAAGGTTGATGAAACGATTTTGAAGGAGGAACAAAGATCGATGTAATAAATTGACAGTATCACACCAAACAAAGGATACGAGCTACCTCCCTCTTTTTGCTGTCAGGAGGAAGTCCTTCAACATATAAAGTGCTAGAAGCATCTGGAGGTAGAGGCTGTGTTTCACGTCCAGGCCTAGTTGCATCCAAGGGAAGCTGATTACCAATACCAACATTTCGACCATTTGGTGCAAGATCAGGACCAGCAATCCCAGTGCGACCCAACACAGCAGGATTAGTCATTGTAGGACCAGGCATTCCACCACCAGAAACCCTTCCCAATCCAACTCCACGAAGTGTACTGGCTTCCCCATAAGTAAAGGATGAAAGTTGCTTCAAAAGCAATTATGATGAACTTTTAGCGCACACAAAGATtcacaaaaggaaaaataagcACAGGCTATGGCACTGTGAGGTTACCGCACTCTGAAGATAGCGATCATAAGCTGATCCAATTGATTTTGTGTCCTTTACTACATGAGGGCCACCACGATCATCATCTCGCACTAGATAGTTTGGCATCTCATGAGCTGAAGGCAACACAGAAGGCGCAAGTtctacaaaatttgaaaatacagATGAAGAAAGTTCAGAAATTGAACTGCTTGTCTGACACAAGATGCAGACATACAACTCATCACATAACTGCACATTTTTACCACAATCACAACTGGTAGAATCGCTTATCACAATTGGACATGTCTCACTATTGCAAATGGTATGATTACTGATATCCAACCCCATCCTTTGTCTAAACTAAAACCATCAGGAATGGCTACCCAATATATTTTTCCACACCATCATTAACATTCCAACTGTAAGGGGTTTTTTATGGGTAACTGTAAAGGGATTTATTAAAGAGACCAAACATCAAAGCTTATGTTCGTTAATTTGTGTGCGTCATGCATATCCATAAAAAAACTGATCACATAATGTTGTCCATCGAAAATAATGCCTTTAAGCTTTTAATACTCCAGCACGAAAATACATTTAACtattcatgaaaaaataaattatacatgaAAATATGTGGGGTCATCACTTGTCAAGGAAAATAGATTTAGACGAAACATACAGTGAAATGATGCAGTTAGCCTTCAATCACACCTTACATCACTACATTAGCATATCTGACCAAACTTCCAAATTTCACACATTTAAACAGCAATCGAAGGGGAGAACTCAGAAAGTAGGTTAAAGCACTTCTGGTTTTTGCACAAACATGGGGTCTCCAGCAGCAAGGATATTTTGTTAGGCACAAAAAAACAGAGAGGCAGGaccaaaaatcagaaaaaaaaaatatatatatatatattaaattaaaaatcaagtAAGTTTCACTTAAAAGGCTGGGAATCATATTTGAGCCAATGGACCCACAGAAAATAGTGTTTTCCATAGGCCAGCAGAGTACATTGTAGCATAAATAGTTTTTCTGGTTCGGTGGAACCgattagaagaaaataagaaaagaaaccaAGTCGATCATATTCTGGGGACTGCATAGAGTACTTAATTTCTATTTCCTTTATATGATATAAcatctataaacaatttcatgGGTAAAAAGATCTAATCCATGTACAAACTAAGTCTAAAACTGAGATAAGCCCTCACAGAATGTTAACTttaaaagccaaaaaagataaaagtagAAGAGAAACAGCCAACAGTATTAGGAGCTTGACTATTCCTCTGTGGAGCACAAACTATTAACTAGTAGTTATAGTGAGTAAAGTGTATgacaatttaaatacataaaaccTTAAAAGAATTCTCAACTTGACCAAGAACATGTTAGTATTGAACACttgaatatttatgaaaaaaaatgtattgaacACTTGAATGCGTCAATATTTTACATTTCCTGTCATAAATGCCAGCCACCAAACAAAATGTGTTGGGTTTGTGGAGTCTGGTTTGTTGGTGTGTTGGCCTGATTTGATGAACCGACTTGACAATGATGTGGTATGGTTCTTTGGCAGATTTTCAAGGAGGCTTGGGCTATGGAGCGCAAGCGTGGGCCAATAATTCTTTTGGCATTGTTTGTGATCAGAGGAAGTGCCAGGCAGAAATTTCGCTCAATGTATTCGAGCAAAGCTCTggcagagagttcgctcgagcgaatgttcAATAGAGAGTTCACTCAAGGAGTGCTCGACACTCTGCTCGAGTAAATAATgcagaaaagtgaaaattaggaTTTCCGCTATGcacaataaatatatacttcATGAACAGTACAGTAACTTCTGAGGGTTTCTGAACAGTAAAATTTCGCCCAGAAGTGTATTTTGCCGAATCACGTTAATTTTGTgatgtttgattgattttgctTGTGTTTGCTTTTGTTTGTCGGTCATCGTTTTCACAACAAAATATTCTCTATGAATCTTCCTCTTCGGAAAAGTGCCATAAATGTTTTGGACAAGTAAACAACCGTTTTAATAAGAAATGCAAAAGGCATAGACCAAGTacagaagtatacaagaaaaacacagctagaataggaaaaaaagataaaagttttatacattttacTGTGACATattagaggaagaagaaacagaaacaaaacatgaCAGATAAGTACCACCAATGAGCATTGAGAAACAAATGTCAACCAAAGTTTTGCAGCACATGAGGACTCGAACCGAACGTAATTCAAAAAGAGATTTAACTTCAAATTCAAACGTATTAAGAAACAATTTCATCATACATGGAGAGATTGTTCGCATGCTTTCAAAGTAGAAATTCTAAAGCGATTAGAAATCATAATCCCAATATTTTCTAACACAACACACTAGTCAAAAGATCCATACTGACACTGTTACTGGtattagatgaaaaagaaagacgAGGGCGAACCGTAGTCAGTGCGAGGCCGTTTGAGCAAACTGACCGAGGGGAGAAGATGCTGCTGCTGCCGACTCCAGTATCCATCCGCCATCTCCgatttcaaaaccctaattaaaTTTGGAAAGGAGCGTGGAGTTCGGGGGAGTGAAGAAAACCCTAGCTGCAAATGCAGGAAGCCCAGGCGCTCTGGGTTCCGCAGTTTTGTCCTTTCCAGTCGGATGCTTGTACACTACAGTACCACCATACAGCGAACGTACAACGGGAACTGCATGAGTTTATTGATTCGGTGCGGCATAAGTCACTTCTGTCGTCGGTGGTTTACCAATAGTGATAGGGCGATCAAGGCATACTtgaatttgaaaaggaaaatgataaagctATGTGTAGAGAATTTTTACCTAATTGTgttgttttatttaatagttaaggaactgttataaattctttttctaaaaaatatttaaaaaaataaaaataaagtgcaAACTGTATTATCAGTAcctttgaaaaatgttatttatctttatttaaatttttttattaacttttgacATAGAATCAAattattagtaaataaaataataaataaaatttcaatggTTTGACATAAAATGGTTAATGGTGATGATAATGAATTATTAGTGCGCGGGACTTGCACACTTTCGATCGAGTAGAGTGGACCAATTTTGGAATCGAAGTAAAGAAACTCCgtgaaattttaaagaaaaaaaaaaacttactttttggTCTtcctaattttgaaaaattctctCTTCATAGTCTATATTTTTTTGCACACACCCTTACGCACAAAATCCAATAAGCTACATTTTAGTATTGGCTTGATATGTTTATAATGAGAATTATGAGAGAGAATTATACAATTGCTACTCTCCCGCCTGCATGTGCCTATTTTGTGTATCTCCTAGtgtaaattatactttttttttcaaatattttttaaatatatttaaatatttaaaaaaataaaaaataaataaaaatatattaataattacttctttaactattaaaaaaaattaaatataagagCGGTTAAGATAAATTGACAAAATGAGGAAGAATACTAGTATTATTCTAAAAGCATTTTGCATGCAAGTGACAATTGGTCTATTGGGCCAATATTGAGGCCGTAATGGTTGATTCAACTACTCTCCAAGGGATTGGTTGGTTTGATAGACTTGGGCCGGACTTTAGGCCTATCTTGATTTCCCCTTTTCGGGCTCaattacaattaattaaaaaaaaaaaaaccaacaaaattcaAGCTGTATGAATCTCCCTCCCTAATCAATATAGAGTAATGCTGCTCTATATTTTAAATCTTGTTATTGTCAATCATATTTagtgttgttttcttttatcaattaCTTCAAATGATATTGACAAACACTTAATATGTCGTATTACTAACTTCGAgtgaaataataaaatctaaaatgaagaataaCATTACTCAGAAGTAAAATTAAGACATAAGAAAAAATGAGTCGAGAGAAAGTATCAACGAGAAAGGGATGACGAAGAGCAGCTGATGATCAGAGTTGTGGGTGAGATAGAAGAGGAAGGGTGGCATTGAAAACAAAGGCCATGTACAAATTTTACAATTGATTTCTTCATTAAAAGGCCTAAATATTATTGGAGGTGGATTAATTGATGTCGAACGTAGAATTAAagcaattatttatttattgtgtatCTCTTCCTTGAagtgcatgcatgctgcattaTTGGGTACCTTCTAAACAACAATCTAATGATCGGCCGCCACTCCATTCGGCCGACCATGATGGATCGATCAGTTTTAACATTTGCTGTAAAAAAGATAACCACGTGATATTTCATCAATatccctttgaaaaaagaaCGCATGATCATTTTTGCAGTACTCATGCAAATTAAACTCATGTGATCTAACCTATATAtagttagctagctaggaaagtttgaaatatcaaatatatatatatgtaacaatTTTCGTATTTGTTAAtttgtcaaaatatttatttgcaaatttgtttattgatatattaaatatatacatgatcatgCTATCACAACAATtagcaagaaaaaatatttgtattttaaattttttttttaataattgttcTAAATCTCATAATAAGTGATATCTTTACACACCGACTTGTAAGTAGCAAAATTTTGTTGATGTCCTTTCATCCTAAAGGAGACGACCGGTTGtccatattgatatatatatgttggttcAAAAGGGGCTGCAAAAGAGACAATAGTGAGAGAAAGTTTGTTTTAAGGCGTGTTATAATGTCACTTTCCTTAAGACAATATTCACCTCCATCAATAATGGTATGAACACGAGTTACAAGCGAATTTGCCTCCAAGATACAATGAAGCCCAGAACAAATCTGTTTGTCTAATTGCGTTATGCACACATAAAATTAGACCCTGAATATCctcaaattttactattcaaccaagaaattagaaatctgTTTTCTCGAGAAAATTCGAAattctattttgtgttcttCAAATGGCAGGCCAATGGGTCTATTTATAGATGACCAAAGGTAGTGAACGAAAAGTAACAAGTTTTTGTAATTCTGAAAACTGTTgagaatatgtatatataatgtttCTGCTGCCAAATGACACAACAGTTGGACATACTCTGATGGTTCCCTTGCTTCCTCTTCACCAGCACCGGTTCGAATCACTGCGTGTGCGCATtgggaatttaattttttccaattttcccAAGGCATTGCAGCGCCTCGCGCTCCCCACCTTGATTGCTCATGCGTTGCACCACTTCATG comes from Juglans microcarpa x Juglans regia isolate MS1-56 chromosome 8S, Jm3101_v1.0, whole genome shotgun sequence and encodes:
- the LOC121244918 gene encoding RNA-binding protein 2-like isoform X1, encoding MDTGVGSSSIFSPRSVCSNGLALTTTSSSISELSSSVFSNFVELAPSVLPSAHEMPNYLVRDDDRGGPHVVKDTKSIGSAYDRYLQSAQLSSFTYGEASTLRGVGLGRVSGGGMPGPTMTNPAVLGRTGIAGPDLAPNGRNVGIGNQLPLDATRPGRETQPLPPDASSTLYVEGLPPDSKKREVAHIFRPFVGYKEVRLVTKESKHRGGDPLILCFVDFANPACAATAMSALQGYKTDDNDPDSSYLRLQFSRYPGPRSGSGSRGKR
- the LOC121244918 gene encoding RNA-binding protein 2-like isoform X2 is translated as MADGYWSRQQQHLLPSVSLLKRPRTDYELAPSVLPSAHEMPNYLVRDDDRGGPHVVKDTKSIGSAYDRYLQSAQLSSFTYGEASTLRGVGLGRVSGGGMPGPTMTNPAVLGRTGIAGPDLAPNGRNVGIGNQLPLDATRPGRETQPLPPDASSTLYVEGLPPDSKKREVAHIFRPFVGYKEVRLVTKESKHRGGDPLILCFVDFANPACAATAMSALQGYKTDDNDPDSSYLRLQFSRYPGPRSGSGSRGKR